In Nocardia asteroides, the following proteins share a genomic window:
- a CDS encoding TerD family protein → MGVSLSKGGNVSLTKEAPNLTAVAVGLGWDVRTTTGTDFDLDASAIATGADKKVVSDKHFVFFNNLKSPEGAIEHAGDNTTGEGEGDDEVINVDLANTPPTIESIFFPVSIYDAETRSQSFGQVRNAYIRVVDRANGTELARYDLSEDASTETAMVFGELYRNGAEWKFRAIGQGYASGLAGIARDYGVNV, encoded by the coding sequence ATGGGTGTCAGTCTGTCCAAGGGCGGCAATGTCTCGCTGACCAAAGAGGCCCCGAACCTGACCGCGGTCGCGGTCGGCCTCGGCTGGGACGTGCGCACCACCACCGGCACCGACTTCGACCTCGACGCCAGCGCGATCGCGACCGGCGCCGACAAGAAGGTCGTCTCCGACAAGCACTTCGTGTTCTTCAACAACCTGAAGTCCCCCGAAGGCGCCATCGAGCACGCCGGTGACAACACCACCGGTGAGGGCGAGGGCGACGACGAGGTCATCAACGTCGACCTGGCGAACACCCCGCCCACCATCGAGAGCATCTTCTTCCCGGTCTCGATCTACGACGCGGAGACCCGCTCGCAGTCGTTCGGCCAGGTCCGCAACGCCTACATCCGCGTGGTCGACCGTGCCAACGGCACCGAGCTGGCCCGCTACGACCTGTCCGAGGACGCCTCCACCGAGACCGCTATGGTCTTCGGCGAGCTGTACCGCAACGGCGCCGAGTGGAAGTTCCGCGCCATCGGACAGGGCTACGCCTCCGGCCTGGCCGGTATCGCCCGCGACTACGGCGTCAACGTCTAG
- a CDS encoding DUF475 domain-containing protein, whose translation MITRIFGMSVVITVISLVVAYLYGGATALALCAILGILEVSLSFDNAVINATVLERMSEFWQRIFLTVGVVIAVFGMRLVFPLAIVWITAGLGPIEAFDLALNPPPDDAAYFPDGSPSYETLLTDAHPQIAAFGGMFLALLFLNFIFEEREITWLSWLEKPLAKAGKLDMLSVVVAGTGLILTAEFLAKDDDRSTVLVAGLLGMIVYIAVDGLGSMFHTEDLESSGPSTLVKATGKAAFFMFLYLEVLDASFSFDGVIGAFAITSDPIIIALGLGFIGAMFVRSITVYLVRQGTLSEYVYLEHGAHWAIGALAAILLVSIGVHVDELITGLIGVAFIGAALISSILRNRKAEPDAIDESKETAPVS comes from the coding sequence GTGATTACGCGCATCTTCGGTATGTCGGTCGTCATCACGGTGATCTCGCTGGTCGTCGCCTACCTCTACGGTGGCGCCACCGCGCTGGCACTGTGCGCGATCCTCGGTATTCTCGAGGTCTCGCTGTCGTTCGACAACGCCGTCATCAACGCCACCGTCCTGGAACGGATGAGCGAGTTCTGGCAGCGGATCTTCCTGACCGTCGGCGTCGTCATCGCCGTGTTCGGCATGCGACTGGTGTTCCCGCTGGCCATCGTGTGGATCACCGCCGGACTCGGCCCGATCGAGGCGTTCGACCTCGCCCTCAACCCGCCGCCGGACGACGCGGCGTACTTCCCCGACGGCAGTCCCAGCTACGAGACCCTGCTGACCGACGCGCACCCGCAGATCGCGGCGTTCGGTGGCATGTTCCTCGCGCTGCTGTTCCTGAACTTCATCTTCGAAGAGCGTGAGATCACCTGGCTGAGCTGGCTGGAGAAGCCGCTGGCCAAGGCGGGCAAGCTGGACATGCTGTCGGTGGTCGTCGCGGGCACCGGCCTGATCCTGACCGCGGAGTTCCTGGCCAAGGACGACGACCGCTCCACCGTGCTGGTCGCCGGCCTGCTCGGCATGATCGTCTACATCGCCGTCGACGGCCTCGGCTCGATGTTCCACACCGAGGACCTGGAGAGCTCCGGCCCGTCCACCCTGGTCAAGGCCACGGGCAAGGCCGCGTTCTTCATGTTCCTCTACCTCGAGGTCCTCGACGCGTCGTTCTCCTTCGACGGCGTGATCGGCGCGTTCGCGATCACCTCCGACCCGATCATCATCGCGCTGGGCCTGGGCTTCATCGGCGCCATGTTCGTCCGGTCGATCACGGTGTACCTGGTCCGCCAGGGCACCCTGTCGGAGTACGTGTACCTCGAGCACGGCGCGCACTGGGCGATCGGCGCGCTGGCGGCGATCCTGCTCGTCTCCATCGGCGTGCACGTCGACGAGCTCATCACCGGCCTGATCGGTGTCGCCTTCATCGGCGCCGCGCTCATCTCGTCCATCCTGCGCAACCGCAAGGCCGAGCCCGACGCGATCGACGAGTCGAAGGAAACCGCACCGGTCAGCTGA